From the genome of Nicotiana sylvestris chromosome 2, ASM39365v2, whole genome shotgun sequence, one region includes:
- the LOC138884118 gene encoding uncharacterized protein, whose amino-acid sequence MHMIEIIHKDGEPRKSSKSVMIIRASESNLVKAPDSTKAKPLIIEGVIEKPSSLNLKPPVLVVNGLSKDVMASPESSKVVVPGIPNKPVVVVKGAPATPIIIKPVTQLPVVDAKAVLWNYKQVMVTYKGKEIKEEVNETGGLTRSGRCFTPEELRKAKPLKDSPMPVKKSVTDEEAEEFLKKMKVQDYSIMEQLRKTPAQISLLSLLIHSDEHRKALIKILNEAHVPDKITVNHLEKIAGKIFEANRITFSDDKLPMEGTEHNRALYLTVKCEDSVVSRVLVDNGFSANICLLSTLQKLKIGTERIHLNSVCVRGFDGGGKDSVGDIMLELSIGPVEFTMEFQVLDVAVSYNLLLGRPWIHTAKAVPSSLHQMVKFEWDRHELVVHGDEDLSACNDTIVPLSKLKMIRDLGSIRLSKQCLLRKFLKENAFQGIVHPVHPSGNPGTFGLGFMPTEKEPNLSETEAINLGDQDDVRETKISVHLEPQVKEEIIKTLFEYKDVFAWSYDDMTGLSTDLVVHKLQTDPAFPLVKKKLRKFKTDMSVKIKEEITKQLTAKSDHVKDLRKFFQRLCRYNLKLNLAKCEFGVPSGKLLGFVVSRCGIELDPSKIKAIQELPPPKNKTELLKKNVAVKWTDECQEAFDKIKRYLSNPPVLVPPEPGRPLILYQTVLDNSFGCVLGQHDVTRKKEQAIYYLSKKFTPYEVMCVDEVDHNEKPGWKLFFDGAANMKGVGIGAVLISETGQYYPITTQLRFYCTNNMVEYEACILGLRLAIDMGVQEILVLGDSELLVYQIQGEWETRDLKLIPYRQCLHDLCQ is encoded by the exons ATGCATATGATTGAAATAATTCACAAGGATGGGGAGCCTAGGAAGTCTTCTAAGTCTGTCATGATAATTCGGGCCAGTGAAAGCAATTTGGTTAAAGCTCCTGACTCTACCAAAGCGAAACCCTTGATCATTGAAGGGGTGATAGAAAAACCGAGCTCGCTCAATTTGAAACCACCAGTGTTGGTCGTGAATGGGCTGTCAAAAGATGTTATGGCAAGTCCGGAAAGTTcaaaagtggtagtaccagggatTCCAAATAAGCCTGTCGTAGTTGTGAAGGGGGCTCCTGCTACCCCTATCATCATTAAACCAGTAACCCAGCTTCCAGTGGTGGATGCCAAGGCTGTTCTGTGGAATTATAAACAAGTgatggtgacatacaaaggaaaagaaataaaagaagaagttaatgaAACTGGAGGATTGACTCGTTCTGGGAGATGTTTCACCCCAGAAGAATTAAGGAAAGCCAAGCCATTAAAGGATAGCCCAATGCCAGTAAAGAAATCAGTCACCGacgaagaggctgaggagttcctgaaaaagatgaaagtgcaggattattccattatggagcagttaaggaaaacaccagctcagatttctcttttgtctttgttgatacattcagatgaacatcgcAAGGCCTTGATAaagattttgaatgaggcacatgttcctgataagatcacagtgaaccacttggaaaagatagctggcAAGATCTTCGAAGCAAATAGGATCACTTTCTCGGATGATAAACTTCctatggagggtacagaacacaaccgagctctttatctcacagtgaagtgtgaagattctgttgtctcaagggttttggttgataatGGCTTTAGTGCAAATATTTGTCTCCTGTCTACTCTGCAAAAATTGAAGATTGGCACCGAAAGAATCCACTTGAACAGTGTGTGTGTTCGAGGCTTTGATGGGGGAGGTAAAGATTCTGTTGGAGATATAATGCTCGAATTGTCGATAGGGCCTGttgagtttaccatggaattccaagtgttagatgtggctgtctcctacaatctgttgttaggcAGGCCCTGGATACATACTGCTAAGGCAGTCCCGTCTTCTctgcaccaaatggtgaagttcgaatgggacagGCATGAATTAGTTGTGCATGGTGATGAGGACTTGTCAGCTTGTAATGATACAATTGTTCCGTTATCGaagctgaagatgataagggaccttggGTCTATCAGACTTTCGAAACAGTGTCTGttgagaaaattcctgaaggaaaatgcattccAG GGTATTGTGCATCCAGTGCACCCCAGTGGGAATCctggtacatttggtttgggattcatgccTACAGAGAAGGAG cctaatttgagtgagactgaagcaatcaatttaggggatcaggatgatgttagggaaaccaagataagtgtgcatTTAGAACCTCAAGTTAAGGAGGAAATAATCAaaacattgtttgagtacaaagatgtctttgcatggtcatatgacgatatgacgggcctgagcactgatctggtagttcataaattgcaaactgatccagcattccctcttGTCAAGAAAAAGTTgcgaaagttcaagactgatatgagtgtgaagatcaaagaagaaatcacaaagcagcttactgcaaag tctgatcatgtcaaggacctgaggaagtttttccaaaggctctgtaggtacaacctcaagctcaatcTAGCGAAATGTGAATTTGGTGTCCCGTCTGGGAAACTGCTAGGATTCGTGGTTAGTCGATGcggtattgagttagacccatcgaagatcaaagctattcaagagttaccaccgccaaagaacaaaacagag ctactgaagaagaatgttgcggtcaagtggactgacgaatgtcaagaagcatttgataagattaagAGGTACTTGTCGAATCCACCTgtgctggtcccaccagagcctggaagacctttaattctctatcaaacagtcttggataattcttttggctgtgtattgggtcaacatgatgtCACgcgaaagaaggagcaagcaatctattaccttagtaagaagttcactccctatgag gtcatGTGTGTTGACGAGGTTGACCATAatgaaaagccaggttggaaactcttctttgatggagctgctaacatgaaaggggttggaataggggctgtacttatctctgaaacagggcaatACTACCCTATAACAACCcagcttcgattttattgcaccaataacatggttgagtacgaagcatgcattctaggtttgaggttagctatagACATGGGAGTCCAGGAAATACTTGTTCTGGGAGATTCAGAATTGTTGGTttaccagattcaaggagaatgggagactcgagatttgaagctcataccgtaccgacagtgcctgcatgatctttgtcaatga